One Dysidea avara chromosome 7, odDysAvar1.4, whole genome shotgun sequence genomic region harbors:
- the LOC136259731 gene encoding uncharacterized protein translates to MDQLRKRLKRMGLRRRDKNGQISFEEVEAAIKKEREVSGNCIGYRLLHKKLKEKHSLRVGRTVGPDYIWHCDGYDKLKPYGFAIHGCIDGYSRRILWLHVSPSNNDPYIIAGYYLNCVEKLAGCPTILRTDRGTENTNIAFLRDQHDDPFAKEKSFMYGRSTSNQHIEAWWGQLRKNAAQWWMDYFKALRESGELDDSSEYHIDCLRYCFMDLIQAELDYVAHEWNIHRIRPSNYNPGGIPDKLYFLPEDEGTRSYRHTVSSDDVESAREWSVTKPCSVPKEFTDLAEHVMSEDNISKPTNADEAIVLYKHLKSVLSC, encoded by the exons ATGGATCAACTGAGGAAGCGACTGAAGAGGATGGGCTTGCGAAGAAGAGACAAAAACGGTCAAATTTCCTTTGAAGAAGTCGAAGCAGCTATTAAA AAAGAAAGGGAGGTGTCAGGGAACTGCATTGGTTACCGCTTATTGCACAAGAAGCTGAAAGAGAAACATAGTTTGCGTGTTGGAAG AACTGTAGGGCCAGACTATATATGGCATTGTGACGGATATGATAAATTAAAGCCGTATGGTTTTGCCATACATGGCTGCATTGACGG CTACTCACGTAGAATCCTTTGGCTTCATGTATCCCCCTCAAATAATGATCCATACATTATTGCAGGGTACTATTTAAATTGTGTAGAAAAATTAGCAG GGTGTCCTACAATTTTAAGAACGGACAGAGGAACTGAGAATACAAATATAGCATTTTTGCGAGATCAACATGATGATCCCTTTGCAAAGGAGAAAAGCTTCATGTATGGCCGATCTACTTCCAATCAA CATATTGAGGCTTGGTGGGGACAGCTCCGCAAGAATGCTGCGCAATGGTGGATGGATTATTTTAAG GCTTTGAGAGAATCTGGTGAACTGGATGACAGCAGTGAATATCATAT TGACTGCCTTCGATACTGTTTTATGGACTTGATACAAGCTGAATTGGATTATGTGGCACATGAATGGAACATTCATAGAATACGACCAAGTAATTATAATCCTGGTGGTATACCAGATAAGCTGTATTTTCTTCCTGAAGATGAAG GGACACGATCATATAGACACACCGTGAGTAGTGATGATGTAGAATCTGCACGTGAATGGAGTGTCACTAAACCCTGCTCTGTACCAAAGGAGTTCACTGATTTAGCTGAACATGTAATGAGTGAAGATAATATTTCAAAGCCTACAAATGCCGATGAAGCTATAGTATTGTACAAACATCTAAAAAGTGTCTTGAGTTGTTAA
- the LOC136260953 gene encoding uncharacterized protein, with product MHGMFPSKTRIFYVQQEIIGIPSEPVNVHTPIPEPGTSHVVATIPSDSNDEVALRDVQRSSDKKIDEHFIPFSSFTLGRKLGKGGYGLVFLSELNGTFVAAKQIPLTSDEVDMSEINVLSSLRRPNIVVFMGYSRDEHHIYILTNYVHGGDLFNLLFKEKIPLSASDQLSITDQVAQVLAYMHGRKPPFIHRDVKPMNILVEKGTFHVYLTDMGLTRLKTTACTMTNVGKAEGTPYYSSPECFFGNTCLASDVWSFGLVLSEVFGRKHAWGKLMTHAEMAQLIVAKTLPSVQPSTQPSEGCVKVVCSMMRKRESI from the exons ATGCATGGCATGTTCCCATCAAAGACTAGGATATTCTATGTACAA CAAGAGATCATCGGTATTCCCAGTGAGCCAGTTAATGTTCATACTCCAATACCAGAGCCAGGTACTTCTCATGTTGTTGCCACAATACCATCTGACTCAAATGATGAGGTGGCTTTGAGAGATGTACAACGCAGCAGTGACAAGAAAATAG ATGAACACTTCATTCCATTTTCATCATTTACACTGGGACGTAAACTTGGTAAGGGGGGTTATGGATTGGTGTTCCTGTCCGAACTAAATGGAACGTTTGTTGCTGCAAAACAAATCCCATTGACATCAGATGAGGTCGACATGAGTGAGATTAATGTTTTAAG CTCACTGCGCCGCCCTAACATTGTTGTGTTCATGGGGTATTCCAGAGATGAACATCACATATACATCTTGACTAATTATGTACATGGTGGAGATTTATTCAACCTCCTTTTCAAAGAG AAAATACCACTCTCAGCAAGTGACCAACTGTCGATAACCGATCAAGTGGCACAGGTACTTGCTTATATGCATGGACGAAAGCCTCCTTTTATTCATCGAGATGTAAAGCCAATGAACATATTG GTTGAAAAGGGAACTTTCCATGTATACTTAACAGACATGGGATTAACCAGACTCAAGACAACAGCTTGTACAATGACAAATGTTGGAAAAGCTGAAGGCACACCTTATTATTCTTCACCAGAATGCTTTTTTGGAAACACATGCCTTGCGTCTGATGTTTGGAGCTTTGGTTTAGTCTTATCTGAAGTGTTTGGGAGAAAGCATGCGTGGGGAAAACTAATGACCCATGCTGAGATGGCACAACTTATTGTGGCTAAAACTCTACCTTCCGTACAACCCTCAACCCAACCATCAGAAGGGTGTGTGAAGGTTGTTTGCAGTATGATGCGAAAAAGAGAATCAATATGA